The Hydrotalea sp. genomic sequence CAACGGTTTTCGAGACCGTCCCGATCGACCACTCTGGCACCTCTCCGCTTATGGTTCAACCCTATACAAACCCCGTGCGGCGATTGCAACCCCAGATGCGGCCACCATCACTATCGATTGAAATACCTGTGTTTTTTTTCTATAATGGCGCGATGCGCAGCATTCTTATCATCATCGGCAACAGCCATGTGCGTTGGCGTTTTTACGACAGCGCAAGCAATAGCAATAGTTTGGGCGCGATAACCAGTTTCAAAACCAGTATTTTAAAAAAACCAAGCTGTTTCAGCCTGAGCGCGGCGAGCGAGGGCATCGCCGATATATATGGTGTCAGCGTCGTGCCCCGCGCCACCGCGCTATTAACAACCTTTGCTGACAAACATGACGTGGCATTGCATATGTTTGGCGCAGAAAATTACCCATTCGCCAACTTGACCGACGAACCGACAAAAGTTGGCACCGACCGGTTGCTGGCCGTGCTGGGGGCGCGGCAATTGCAATATCAACCGCCGTTGGTGATTATCGACATGGGCACCGCCACCACCGCCAATTTTGTTGATAAGGATTGGGGTTTCGAGGGCGGGTTGATTATGCCCAGCAGCCACCTGATGGCGACATCATTGCACCAACAGACCGAGCAATTGCCAACCATCGATACAGCAAAAAAAACCAGCGACAATGTTTTTATCGGCAAAAATACCGATGACGCCATGGCCAAGGGGGTAAATTTGCTGGGCGACAGCGCGTTGGAAAAAATTATCGCCGGCGCAAATCGTGACGGGCGCAAGGTTGTTTTGACCGGCGGCGCGGCCAAGCAATTGGTCAAGGATGGATTTAAAAACCCCAGCGTCGCTTACGAACCCGACCTGTTGTTTCACGGGCTGGTGTATTTTTTATCGGCGCGATAGGTTTTTTATAACATTGCTGGTCGAAAACCCCGGGGTTAATGGTGCCAAATACAGGCGACCGGCATGTTCCGCGCCGGCGACGGGTTTGCCCTTGTAATCCTCACCCTTAACCAGCACATCGGGTTTAATTTTTTCAATCACCCGCGCCGGCGTGTCGTCGTCAAATGCGGCGACAGCGTCAACCTCGGCCAAGCCCAACAACCCGTCGGCCCGCACCACCGCCGGCTGAAACGGGCGGGCAATGGCATTTAATGAATCACCCTTTAGGCGTTGAACCGACGCGTCGCTGTTAATCAGCACCAACAAAAAATCACCCTGTTGCTTGGCCGCCTGGAGCATGGCAACATGCCCGTCGTGCAACAAATCAAAACAACCATTGGCGACAACAATTTTTTTGCCGGCTTGATGCGCGGCCGCAACCTTTTGCAACATGGTTGCTTCATCCAGCAAATGCTTGCCATGGCTTATCGAAGATAACAACATGGCGATGATTTCTTGCAACGTTGCATCGGCCGCGCCGCTTTTCCCCACCACCACACCGCCGCCGGCATTGGCCAGGCGGCTGGCAAACACTGGTGGTAACCCGGCGGCCAAGGCGGCGGCAAACACCGCCACCACCGTGTCGCCCGCGCCGGCGACGTCGAAAACCTCCTGCGCGTCGGTTTTAAAATGGGTCGCGACATTTTTCTCGATAAGCGATAATCCTTCTTCCGACCTTGTGGCGACCACGCCCTTGAAACCAACCTCGGCAATTAATTGTTGGCCGGCGGCAATGACCTCCGCCGTGGTCGTCGTCGGCATGTTGCTTGCCAATTGCAATTCTAAGCGGTTGGGGGTTATGTAATCGGCACCACGGTA encodes the following:
- a CDS encoding type III pantothenate kinase; the protein is MRSILIIIGNSHVRWRFYDSASNSNSLGAITSFKTSILKKPSCFSLSAASEGIADIYGVSVVPRATALLTTFADKHDVALHMFGAENYPFANLTDEPTKVGTDRLLAVLGARQLQYQPPLVIIDMGTATTANFVDKDWGFEGGLIMPSSHLMATSLHQQTEQLPTIDTAKKTSDNVFIGKNTDDAMAKGVNLLGDSALEKIIAGANRDGRKVVLTGGAAKQLVKDGFKNPSVAYEPDLLFHGLVYFLSAR
- the rfaE1 gene encoding D-glycero-beta-D-manno-heptose-7-phosphate kinase, translated to MTAASFLDKLQSALTPARVLVVGDAMLDSYVYGRVDRISQEAPIPVLSQIGDPEYRPGGAANVARNIVTLGAGVSLVSMVGDDAAGKILQQLLAGKKGDERLQKFQGFWLTDKTRVTTEKTRYTANKQQMLRLDREDTKPIDDAHSAQLLPMIENSMATARAVVISDYGKGLLTRDLLQKTIALAKQKKLPVVVDPKGNDFTKYRGADYITPNRLELQLASNMPTTTTAEVIAAGQQLIAEVGFKGVVATRSEEGLSLIEKNVATHFKTDAQEVFDVAGAGDTVVAVFAAALAAGLPPVFASRLANAGGGVVVGKSGAADATLQEIIAMLLSSISHGKHLLDEATMLQKVAAAHQAGKKIVVANGCFDLLHDGHVAMLQAAKQQGDFLLVLINSDASVQRLKGDSLNAIARPFQPAVVRADGLLGLAEVDAVAAFDDDTPARVIEKIKPDVLVKGEDYKGKPVAGAEHAGRLYLAPLTPGFSTSNVIKNLSRR